ACGCCTCGGCCTGGATGTAGAGCGTCGCGATGGTGTGGTCGAAGTAGGCGCTGTAGGAGACGTCGTCGGTGTCCCCGCCCTGCTGGTAGCCGCCGATGGCGCCGACCACGTCGCCGGTGGCGGTGCTGATCCAGGGGCCGCCGCTGGTCCCGCCCGGGTACGAGGGGCACTCGATGACCCGCTGGTACGAGCCCTGCCTGCCGGTGGTGTTGGTGCAGAGGTTGGGCGTCTCGGAGTCGGCGGGGTAGCCGTAGAGGCGCACGGTGGCGTCGAAGGGCTCGTCGGCGCCCAGCCGGTTGCCGCCGACCACGTCCTCGACCTTGCGGCCGTTGTTGGGGGCGGTCTCCAGGATCGCGAAGTCCTCGTCCACGTCGCCCTTCTGGGACCAGCCGGCGGTGGTGTGGATCGCGGTCACCTGCCAGGTGCCGTACGGGGCGGAGCCGTCCCGGTAGCCGGGGGCGAAGGTGACGCCGTCGGTGCTGTTGAGGCAGTGCGCGGCGGTCAACAGCAGGTTGCCGGTGGCGCTGTGCAGCACGCTGGCGGTGCAGAAGTGGTTGCCCGCCCCCACCGAGCCGGTGAACAGCGCGCCGACGGTGGCGGTTTCGGGATCGCCGGCCGGAGCGGGCGCGGTGGTGCCGAGGGCCGCGCGGCGGGTGTCGGGGGCCGCGGAGGCTGTCGGCGCCGGGCTGTCGGTCGGAGTGTCCGCCGCGGTCGGGATCTCGCTCGGCGTGGGGGCCACCACCGGGGCGGGCGAGGCCGGTTCCGCCGTGGTCGGGCCCGAGCCGGGGGCGACGGCGGCCCGGGTGCTGCGGGCGGCCTTCCCGGCGGCCGTCGCATCGCTCAGGTCCAGCCCGTGCGTTCCGGTGACCACGGCGGCCACGACGACGGCGGACAGCGCGGTGAACAGTGACGGGGCCAGCAGCCGGCGGGGGCCGGACTTCTTGCGGCGGTGCTGACCCATGCCTGTCTCTCCTGCCGGGGTTCGGTGGCGGTGTCCGGTCAACGACTATGCCGCCTCCGCCTGGAAAGGTCGTTACCGAAGGCTTGGAGGTCGATGAGAAATCCGTCACCCGGGTGTGTCCGGACAGCACGGCGGCGCCCGCCCGGTCCCTGGTAGCCAGGGGTCGAGCGGGCGCCGGAGTCGACTGCGGGACCTCGGGACGGATGTCAGTCGGCCGGTGGCCGGCGGCCCTCCGTCCCCGCTTCCGTACGGACTTCGCCGCCCGCCCGGACGTTGGCCTTGACGTCGGCCATGGCGGCCGCGCGCGGGCTCGGTCGGCCGTCCACGGCCCGTACCGCGGCCGCCTCAGCGCCACCCTCGACGGCGGTGGCCTCACCGGGCGCCGGACGGTGGTCGATCATCACGAAGGCGACCAGTGCGGCGACGATCAGCACGCCCATCGCGACCCAGGTGGCGACCGCGTAGCCGTGCACCGCGCCCTGGGCCTGTACCCCCGGATCGGAGGCGAGCCGGGTGGACAGGTAGGTCGCGGTGGCGCTGGCCGCGATGGTGTTCAGCAGCGCCGTACCGAAGGAACCGCCCACCTGCTGGGCCGAGTTGATGGTGGCGGACGCGGCCCCCGCCTCGTTCGGGGCGACCCCCAGGGTGGCCAGGCTCATCGACGGCATGAACACCAGGCCCATGCCGAAGCCGAGCAGCAGCTGGGCCGGCAGCACCATGGCGGCCCACGGGCTGTCCACCTTCATCTGGGTCAGCCAGGCCATGCCGCCCGCGGCGAGCAGCAGGCCCGGGGTGATCAGGTTGCGGGAGGGCACCCGGTTCATCAGCCGGGCCGCGAAGCCCGTCGAACTGGTGATGATCGCGGCGGTCATCGGCAGGAACGAGACGCCGGACATCACCGGCGAGAAGTGCTTGATCACCTGGAGGTAGTAGGTCAGGAACAGGAACAGGCCGAACATGCCGACCATGGCCAGGCCGACCGAGAGCGCGGCGCCGCCGCGGTTGCGCTCGCCGACGATGTGCAGCGGCAGCAGCGCGTGGTCGGTGTGCTTCTCGACCAGGACGAAGCAGGCCAGCAGCGCGACGCCGAGCGCCAGTGATCCCAGCACCAGCCAGTCGCCCCAGCCCCTGGTCACGGCCTCGGAGGTGCCGAAGACGATGGCGAGCAGACCGGAGCAGCCGAGCACCGCGCCCGGCAGGTCGAGTTTGATCCGCCGGCCCTTGGCGACGTGGTCGCGGGCCAGTACCCAGCGGGCGGCGAAGGCGGTGGCGATCGCGATCGGGGTGTTGACGAACAGGCACCAGCGCCAGTTCAGGTACTCGGTCAGCACGCCGCCGGTGATGAAGCCGATCGCGGCGCCGCTGCCGGCGATCGCGCCGAAGATGCCGAAGGCCGTGCTGCGTTCCCTGGGGTTGGAGAAGGTCGTGGAGAGCAGCCCCAGCGCGGAGGGGGCGAGCAGTGCGCCGAACGCGCCCTGCAGGGCTCGGGCGCCGAACAGCATGGCCGGGGTGACGGCCGCGCCGCCGACGGCGGAGGCCAGGGCGAAGCCCAGGAGGCCGATGGTGAAGACGCGCTTTCGGCCGAAGAGGTCGCCCAGACGGCCGCCGAGCAGCAGCAGGCCGCCGAAGGCGAGCGTGTAGGCGGTGATCATCCACTGCCGGTCGGCGTCGGAGATCCCCAGGTCCTTCTGGGCCGACGGCAGAGCGATGTTCACGATGGTGATGTCGAGGACGATCATGAGCTGGGCGATGGCGATGACCGCCAGGGCCCACCAGCGGCGGCGGTCGGCGCCCTCATGACCGGTGGCGGGTTGCGAGGTCACTGGTCGAGCCTTCCGGAGTGGTACGGAGAGGTCACGCAGTCGCATTCCAGCCAATACCCGGGCCCGATCGCATGGCAAGGAAAAACCTCACCAAATCGAACTATCGGGACAAAAGAACCGGGGTCCTGGGACTTCGGGACGAGCCCCCCAGGACCCCGGTCCGGCACCCGCGGATCAGAGCGCCGACAGCTCCTCGACCAGGTCGTCCAGGCCCAGCGAGCCCTGCGAGAGCGCCGCCATGTGCCAGGCCTTGAGGTCGAACTCCTCGCCGCGCGCCTCGTGCGCCGCCTTTGCCGCCGCCCGGCCGCGCAGCCAGGCGCGTTCGCCGAGCTTGTAGCCGATCGCCTGGCCGGGCATGCCCAGGTAGCGGACCAGCTCGCTGTCCAGGAAGTCGTCGGTCAGACCGCAGTACTGCCCGAAGAACTCGCGGGCGTGCTCCGGGCTGACCGGCTCGCCCGGCTTGTACGGGGAGTCCGCCGGGAAGTCCAGGCCGGCGTGCATGCCGATGTCGACGATGACCCGCAGCGCCCGCATCATCTGCGCGTTGAGGTAGCCGAGGCGGTGGCCCGGGTCGGTGAGGTAACCCAGCTCGTCCATCAGGCGCTCCGCGTACAGCGCCCAGCCCTCCAGGTTGGCGCTGACCCCGCCGAGGCTCACCTGGTAGGTGGAGAGCCGGTCGGCGACGTAGTTCCACTGCGCGAGCTGGAGGTGGTGGCCCGGGACGCCCTCGTGGTACCAGATCGAGACCAGGTCCCAGAGCGGGAAGCGCTCCCGGCCCAGCAGCGGCAGCCAGGTCCGCCCGGGACGGTTGAAGTCCAGCGACGGCGGGGTGTAGTACGGCGCGGCGGCGCTGCCGGCCGGGGCGATCTTCGACTCGACCCGGGTGACCGGCTCGGCCAGGTCGAAGTGGGTGCCCTGGAGGTCGCGGATCGCCTGGTCCATCAGGCCCTGCAGGTGCTCCCGGATGCCCTCGGCGCCCTCGACGGCGGGGCCGTCGGTCCCCAGCCAGGCCATCGCCGCCATCGGGTCGGCGCCCGGGCGGACCTTCTCGGCCTCGGCCCGCATCTGGGCGAGCAGGTCGTGGAACTCGGCCCAGCCCCAGGCGTACGCCTCGTCCAGGTCCAGGTCGGCGCCGGACCAGTAGCGCACCCAGCGGCGGTAGCGCTCACGGCCCACCGCGTCGGGGGTGTCGGCCGCGGCCGGGCCGTACACGTCGCGCAGCCACTCGCGCAGCTCGGCCAGCGCCGCGGTGGCCGCGACCGCGTGCCCGGACAGCTCGGCGCGCAGGTCCTCCGGCGCGTCCTGGACGAACTGCCCGAACCAGCCGCCCGGCACCTCGCCTTCCAACCACTCGGCGATCTGCCCGACCATCGTGGTCACCTGGCGCGGGCCGGCCAGCAGGCCGCGCTCGATGCCCTCGGCCAGGGTCTGCCGGTACTGCTCCAGCGCGACCGGGACCTTCGCCAGGCGGCGGCCGACGATCTGCCACTCTGCCCCGGTGCCGGTGGCCATCAGGGTGAAGGACTCCCGCAGGTCGTGCACCGGGGAGGCCAGGTTGCGCACCGCGCGCAGGTGCTCCCCCGCGTCGTGGACGGCGAGTTCGGCGGTCAGCCGCTCGCGCAGCAGCCGGGCGCAGCGGCGCTCGGCCTCGTCGTCGGCGGCGCCGGCCCGCTCGGCCTCGTCGAGCTGTGCCAGGGTGCGGCGGCCGAGCTCGGCGATCGCCCGGGCACCGGCCGGGGAGAGGTCGGGCAGTCGGTCGTCCTCGGGGTTCAGGCCGAGGTAGACCGCGGTCAGCGGGTCGAGTTCGGCGAGCGCGCGGACGTAGCCGTCGGCGATGCGGCGCGGGGTGGTGCCATCGGTGGTGATCAGTTCTTCAACCATCCGGACATCATGGCGTGGTGCGGCCGGTTTGCAACCCCCTTGCCGACCCGGTCCGTGCCCGCTGCGGCCGCCGCTCCGTGCCCGCACACCTGCGCACCGACCCGCGGAAATCCGTTCGGACGCGACAGGATCCGATCCGTCCGACGCCCATTACGCTGACCGCCATGGAAGACCGCCCCACCCCGGCAGCCGACCAGGTGCCCGCCCCGGCCGTACCGGACCTGCGCCCGCGCCGCACCGGCTACCGGCGGCTGCCGGTCCAGCAGCGGCGCGAGCAGCTGATCGCGGTCGCCCTGGAGCTGTTCGCGTCCCGGCCGCCCGAGGAGGTGAGCCTGGACGACGTCGCCGAGGCCGCCGGGGCCTCCCGCCCGCTGGTCTACCGCTACTTCGCGGGCGGCAAGCAGCAGTTGTACGAGGCCGCGCTGCGCACCGCGGCCGAGGAGCTGACCGGCCGCTTCGCCGTCCCGCTGACCGGGACGCCGTCCGAGCAGCTGGCGGCCGTGCTGGACGGCTACTTCGCGTTCGTGGCCGAGCACGACGCGGGCTACTCGGCGCTGCTGCGCGGCGGTTCGGTGGTGGAGACGGCCCGCACCTCGGCGATCGTGGACGACGTCCGGCGGGCGGCGCTGCGCCGGACGCTGCGGCACCTGGGCGTGCGGGAGGCCGGGCCGCGGCTGACGCTGCTGGTGCGCTCGTGGATCGCGGTGGTCGAGGGCGCCTCGCTGAGCTGGCTGGACGAGGGGCGCGCGCTGCCCGTGAGCGAGCTGCGCGACTGGCTGGTGGACCAGTTCACCGCGATGGCGGCGGCGACGGCGCTGCACGATCCGCAGACGGCGCAGGTGCTGGCCGGGCTGCTCGCGCTGGAGGGCCCGGACGCGCCGCGGGCCGCGCGGCTGCGGGAGGTCCTGGAGCCGCGGTGAGGCTCCCGACGAGCGGTGGTGAGGCTCCCGACCCCCGTGCCAAGGGTCGGGGCTCAGCCGGTCACGCCTTGCCGAGCACCTGGCGCTGGCGGCCGAGGCCGTCGATCTCGATCTCGACCACGTCGCCCGGGACGAGGTACGGCGTGCCGGGGCGGCCCAGGGTGACCCCGGCCGGGGTGCCGGTGACGATCACGTCGCCGGGCTCCAGCACCATGAACTGGCTGGCGTAGCGGACCAGTTCGAACACCGGGAAGATCATCTCCGCGGTGCTGCCGTGCTGCCGCTGCTCGCCGTTGACCCAGAGCCGCAGCGACAGGGCCTGCGGGTCCGCCACCTCGTCGGCGGTGACCAGCCAGGGCCCGAGCGGGGTGAAGGTCTCCGCCGACTTGCCCTTGTCCCACTGGCCGCCGCGCTCGAACTGGAAGGCCCGCTCGGTGACGTCGTTGGCGATCGTGTAGCCGGCGATCACCGCGGCGGCCTGCTCCGGCCCCTCCAGGTAGCGGGCCGTCCGGCCGATCACCACGGCCAGCTCGGCCTCGTAGTCGGTCTTCTCGCCGCCGCGCGGCACCAGCACCTCGTCGTACGGGCCGACCACGGTGCTGCTCGGCTTGAGGAAGATCACCGGCTCGTCCGGGATCGCCGCCCCGGCCTCGGCCGCGTGGTCGCGGTAGTTGAGCCCGATGCCGACCACCTTGCCCGGGCGGGCCACCGGCGCGCCCACCCGCTGCCCGGCCAGGTCCACCACCGGCAGGACGCCGGCGGCCACGTCCCGGGCCAGCGCGACCGGGTCCAGCCCGGCCAGGAACTCCCCGTCGAGGTCGCGGGCCCGCCCGGAGAGGTCGTACGCGGTGCCGTCCTCGCCGAGGACGACCGGGCGTTCGGCGCCCTCGGGTCCGACGCGCAGGAGCTTCATCGATCCTTCACCAGCCTTTCGTCGCAGCTCACGGGGGCGGTACGCGACCGCTCCCGGGTCCGGCAACGAGGTATACCAACGCCCCGGGTGAGCCGACCAGACCGTCCCGATGGGCGAAATCCTCCCGATTCCCACCAGGGGCCGGGCCCCGGCTCGGGTGGCTGCACGGTTGACAAGCGTTCCGGCGCGGCCGCTCAGCCGGCCTGCGCGCCGACGTCGAGCAGCGCCGCCAGGCTCAGGGCGCGCGGCCGGCCCGGGCCGAGCCGGGCTACCTCCCGCTGCCAGTGCCCGAGGTCGCGCCGCGCGTCCGCCCGGGCCTGCCGGTCGGCGCCCGGCGCCTGCGTCAGCTCGTCCAGCAGGGCGACGGCCGCGCCCGGGCTGCCGTCCCGGGCCAGCCAGAGCGCCAGGTCGTGGCAGGTGCGCAGGGTGCGAGGGTCGGCCGGGCCGCAGATCCGGGCGAATTCGGGGACGAGCGCGGCGAGGATCTCCACCGCCTGCGCCGGTTCGCCCGCCGCGCCGTACTGCCAGGCCCGGTCGGCCCGCCGGCGCAGCTGCTCCGCGGTCGGGTCGCCGGGGCCGAGCATCCCCGGCCG
The genomic region above belongs to Streptomyces sp. 1331.2 and contains:
- a CDS encoding trypsin-like serine peptidase, with protein sequence MGQHRRKKSGPRRLLAPSLFTALSAVVVAAVVTGTHGLDLSDATAAGKAARSTRAAVAPGSGPTTAEPASPAPVVAPTPSEIPTAADTPTDSPAPTASAAPDTRRAALGTTAPAPAGDPETATVGALFTGSVGAGNHFCTASVLHSATGNLLLTAAHCLNSTDGVTFAPGYRDGSAPYGTWQVTAIHTTAGWSQKGDVDEDFAILETAPNNGRKVEDVVGGNRLGADEPFDATVRLYGYPADSETPNLCTNTTGRQGSYQRVIECPSYPGGTSGGPWISTATGDVVGAIGGYQQGGDTDDVSYSAYFDHTIATLYIQAEASAS
- a CDS encoding MFS transporter, with protein sequence MRLRDLSVPLRKARPVTSQPATGHEGADRRRWWALAVIAIAQLMIVLDITIVNIALPSAQKDLGISDADRQWMITAYTLAFGGLLLLGGRLGDLFGRKRVFTIGLLGFALASAVGGAAVTPAMLFGARALQGAFGALLAPSALGLLSTTFSNPRERSTAFGIFGAIAGSGAAIGFITGGVLTEYLNWRWCLFVNTPIAIATAFAARWVLARDHVAKGRRIKLDLPGAVLGCSGLLAIVFGTSEAVTRGWGDWLVLGSLALGVALLACFVLVEKHTDHALLPLHIVGERNRGGAALSVGLAMVGMFGLFLFLTYYLQVIKHFSPVMSGVSFLPMTAAIITSSTGFAARLMNRVPSRNLITPGLLLAAGGMAWLTQMKVDSPWAAMVLPAQLLLGFGMGLVFMPSMSLATLGVAPNEAGAASATINSAQQVGGSFGTALLNTIAASATATYLSTRLASDPGVQAQGAVHGYAVATWVAMGVLIVAALVAFVMIDHRPAPGEATAVEGGAEAAAVRAVDGRPSPRAAAMADVKANVRAGGEVRTEAGTEGRRPPAD
- a CDS encoding DUF885 domain-containing protein, giving the protein MVEELITTDGTTPRRIADGYVRALAELDPLTAVYLGLNPEDDRLPDLSPAGARAIAELGRRTLAQLDEAERAGAADDEAERRCARLLRERLTAELAVHDAGEHLRAVRNLASPVHDLRESFTLMATGTGAEWQIVGRRLAKVPVALEQYRQTLAEGIERGLLAGPRQVTTMVGQIAEWLEGEVPGGWFGQFVQDAPEDLRAELSGHAVAATAALAELREWLRDVYGPAAADTPDAVGRERYRRWVRYWSGADLDLDEAYAWGWAEFHDLLAQMRAEAEKVRPGADPMAAMAWLGTDGPAVEGAEGIREHLQGLMDQAIRDLQGTHFDLAEPVTRVESKIAPAGSAAAPYYTPPSLDFNRPGRTWLPLLGRERFPLWDLVSIWYHEGVPGHHLQLAQWNYVADRLSTYQVSLGGVSANLEGWALYAERLMDELGYLTDPGHRLGYLNAQMMRALRVIVDIGMHAGLDFPADSPYKPGEPVSPEHAREFFGQYCGLTDDFLDSELVRYLGMPGQAIGYKLGERAWLRGRAAAKAAHEARGEEFDLKAWHMAALSQGSLGLDDLVEELSAL
- a CDS encoding TetR/AcrR family transcriptional regulator, translated to MEDRPTPAADQVPAPAVPDLRPRRTGYRRLPVQQRREQLIAVALELFASRPPEEVSLDDVAEAAGASRPLVYRYFAGGKQQLYEAALRTAAEELTGRFAVPLTGTPSEQLAAVLDGYFAFVAEHDAGYSALLRGGSVVETARTSAIVDDVRRAALRRTLRHLGVREAGPRLTLLVRSWIAVVEGASLSWLDEGRALPVSELRDWLVDQFTAMAAATALHDPQTAQVLAGLLALEGPDAPRAARLREVLEPR
- a CDS encoding fumarylacetoacetate hydrolase family protein — its product is MKLLRVGPEGAERPVVLGEDGTAYDLSGRARDLDGEFLAGLDPVALARDVAAGVLPVVDLAGQRVGAPVARPGKVVGIGLNYRDHAAEAGAAIPDEPVIFLKPSSTVVGPYDEVLVPRGGEKTDYEAELAVVIGRTARYLEGPEQAAAVIAGYTIANDVTERAFQFERGGQWDKGKSAETFTPLGPWLVTADEVADPQALSLRLWVNGEQRQHGSTAEMIFPVFELVRYASQFMVLEPGDVIVTGTPAGVTLGRPGTPYLVPGDVVEIEIDGLGRQRQVLGKA